From the genome of Mixophyes fleayi isolate aMixFle1 chromosome 2, aMixFle1.hap1, whole genome shotgun sequence, one region includes:
- the CFAP44 gene encoding cilia- and flagella-associated protein 44 isoform X2, whose protein sequence is MAAKEEAAGRVADNSEAPTDQTDSGTGDGSAQQSPDHAADPALDGLGQSAVDENINMAGKQEGNRPDTISPITGGGESASDTDKEPAPEGHKFDTLPVSEGEEGDERQEVTEPQNTSDLEGDPNVGDGGEKEERLEQSESSSGEDPQSAEGPQLAEDPRQGEDQKVTEDPKLTEDTNLAEDPQLAESQPADDPQVAEDVRQGEDPKLAVDPNVTEDPQVAEDPQLAEDPKVAEDPKVAEDPEVAEDPEVAEDPKLAEDPKLAKDPKLAEDPQLAENPQLAENPQLAEDPQLAEDPQLAADEEEEIEQTEDTIPDDFFYDYERICSQPYISPDSGIPGTVLQLLHSFGYDCTKRANLHLLDDQTLLYVAGTMSVILTLRTQEQRYLRTSSGRGVGGVTVHPSRKYFAVAEKGHKPNIILYEFPSLKPFRILRGGTEEAYSFVDFNMSGTLLASVGSSPDYMLTIWDWKREKIMLRSKAFSQDVYQVTFSPENEEQLTTCGTGHIKFWKMARTFTGLKLQGELGRFGKTALTDIQGYVELPDGKVISGSEWGNMLLWEGGLIKVEICRRGNRPCHNAPINQFVLDEGELITIGADGFVKVWDFETVDTADTIDDTGLLEMEPMNELLVGKNVNLHYMVKTGDSDSPVWFAQDANGGIWKLDLSFSNITQDPECLFSYHSGGIRAMDASPSTYLMATTSLDRSVRIYDFAGKVPLVEMKFKQGGTSLIWAPRMVNPKGGLFAVGFEDGVVRILEVYNALGMRLVAGRSGPQDAGISLKQAFKPHSAPVTALAYERNGEILATGSTDKTVFFFAVGDTYKPIGFVRLPGAVRELHWSPPSHEENMLLALCENGFAVQIPYPAAERADPVSTYEISNLPLRYFRFSSIKSKIEREERLACIQKKREQKQKEREAWIQQQKERGVELTEEDLEPILDEEEDKLPELYIPKEPSPVLCGFHSTPGKFWLSLDGYDSGFLYLCEFTDSEPGDPSMRRDEPLRALPMENTSTNPIHRMHFSSNKQLLFCGMQDGAVRVYPLQPNDPSLTTMSNYWSLGIHDNQYGTIQAVSSSYDNQFLVTCGADGNIFTFSILSMEDIERNLSFKKAKVPSPRISLEREKPAEDIEDPNAYSIEIAKQKRQHDLLLRRAEEKKASKRQELALLRNEFRLILKKNTELPTHMQLGRVEFEMDHRIREELERQTSERVRTVVKELAWEQEKHNIGLKKLQARFRDNVEYDTVTVRAISTEHQVTTYRLLYLSEKYYKVKGMIGKRRTTRYDLLLKGAEMAKETHDSAAAIGAENEQSDGIQDQKQKQQWVGRRTEGRAERIRKILEKTEKIKSKILQRKKEWDELYKTKPSEDYEDPEDVLAIKNAKENMGDFKLKTAEDYTVPEQLRINAERKRNELAALESMIHEQKSAMNRSILALRDLKVETIEKMQSLVREVRDIQQALDPSKHLPVPKVPSMHPDETPEKKFQYNNETLRRFQLEQERRARAPQAAEGGGFGEFGGFGGKQQGTVSQTESLSRPSTTTTVRSYRAVSPRRRQIQDTELSDMEKEAIQIEEIRTLYTQETLVNQINQLVTEFDAELRLLRHKKLRLDVQMKMADLRHITLFEEMLLLKEFEKREDNLQEKVSDRVSELQEIKNKSEDYLQQLETKKKDIGKLQEKEKSLHSTFQTSLGDNNKFATFLTKVFKKKMKRSKKKEVLGEEEEDEDSDEDSDEESTYESDEEESESEEGAFDDSVCPDNCDPELFDNTLQLREKRLDIEEALTEEKKIVDNLKKEYDTLAKKIKIVEMNLKTAEEELEAFQREKQKKLNELHVVVPLKLHQVDYVINGEIPSDLSQALVFTDQSLESLQHRIRELQLEKVEKRELYKNAREQHKQLIRERKEMETKIQSLEEKCRQQMMMKFGRLVDLESLQTLSVNTTLEELKMRSSERQEEMDYEIVKWKAQVMDMKRGLMEVTQEQTRRLERMNQLLTEKKTIEAKLDAQQTAVGEEFQGPRKADYRERQKLVQLVERQLEEIESLKEEIGLLSKKGGSILPPAHPPAPHGTGTLV, encoded by the exons ATGGCGGCCAAGGAGGAGGCTGCGGGGAGAG TTGCAGATAACTCAGAAGCCCCCACGGATCAGACAGACTCTGGTACAGGAGATGGGAGCGCACAGCAGTCACCAGATCACGCAG CTGATCCTGCACTAGATGGACTGGGACAGAGCGCTGTGGATGAAAACATTAACATGGCAGGAAAACAAGAAGGAAATAGACCCGACACCATCAGTCCAATTACTGGAGGGGGAGAAAGTGCATCGGATACAGACAAAGAGCCGGCCCCTGAGGGACACAAATTCGATACTTTGCCAGTCTCAGAAG GTGAAGAAGGAGATGAGAGACAGGAGGTTACCGAGCCTCAGAACACATCCGATTTGGAGGGTGACCCTAATGTGGGCGATGGGGGAGAGAAAGAGGAAAGACTGGAGCAATCTG aatcaTCCTCTGGAGAAGACCCTCAATCAGCAGAAGGCCCTCAACTAGCAGAAGACCCTAGACAAGGAGAAGATCAAAAGGTAACAGAAGATCCTAAATTAACAGAAGATACTAATCTAGCAGAAGATCCTCAACTAGCAGAATCTCAACCAGCAGATGACCCCCAAGTAGCAGAAGATGTTAGACAAGGAGAAGATCCCAAACTAGCAGTAGATCCTAATGTAACAGAAGATCCTCAAGTAGCAGAAGATCCTCAACTAGCAGAAGATCCTAAAGTAGCAGAAGACCCTAAAGTAGCAGAAGATCCTGAAGTAGCAGAAGATCCTGAAGTAGCAGAAGATCCTAAACTAGCAGAAGATCCTAAACTAGCAAAAGATCCTAAACTAGCAGAAGACCCTCAACTAGCAGAAAACCCTCAACTAGCAGAAAACCCTCAACTAGCAGAAGACCCTCAACTAGCAGAAGACCCTCAACTAGCAGCAGATGAAGAGGAGGAAATAGAACAGACAGAGGATACGATACCAGATGACTTTTTCTATGATTATGAAAGAATCTGCTCCCAGCCTTACATCTCCCCAGACTCTGGGATCCCTGGAACAGTCCTTCAACTCCT acATTCGTTTGGTTATGACTGCACCAAAAGGGCAAATCTCCACTTATTGGATGACCAGACCTTGCTGTATGTCGCCGGTACAATGAGTGTCATCCTAACACTGAGGACTCAGGAACAGCGATATCTGAGGACTAGCAGCGGCCGGGGTGTAGGAGGAGTGACC GTCCATCCCAGCAGGAAATATTTTGCAGTAGCTGAAAAAGGTCACAAACCGAACATTATCCTTTATGAATTCCCATCTCTAAAACCTTTTCGAATACTGAGAG GAGGCACAGAGGAAGCCTACAGCTTTGTAGACTTTAATATGTCCGGGACACTTCTGGCCAGCGTCGGCAGCAGCCCAGATTACATGCTGACCATCTGGGACTGGAAGAGGGAGAAGATCATGTTACGGTCCAAGGCGTTCTCCCAGGACGTGTACCAAGTCACCTTCTCACCAGAGAACGAGGAGCAGCTGACCACCTGCGGGACAGGTCACATCAA ATTTTGGAAAATGGCGCGCACATTCACTGGCTTGAAGCTTCAGGGAGAACTTGGGAGATTTGGGAAGACTGCGCTGACTGACATACAAGGATACGTTGAACTGCCGGACGGGAAG GTGATATCTGGGTCTGAATGGGGAAACATGCTGCTCTGGGAAGGTGGCCTCATCAAGGTGGAGATTTGTAGAAGAGGAAACAGACCTTGCCATAATGCTCCTATTAACCAGTTTGTCCTGGATGAAGGCGAGCTTATCACCATTGGTGCAGACGGGTTTGTTAAG GTCTGGGATTTCGAGACAGTGGACACTGCTGATACCATTGATGACACAGGTCTTCTGGAGATGGAGCCGATGAACGAGCTTCTGGTTGGAAAGAATGTCAATCTTCACTATATGGTTAAGACTGGGGATAGTGACTCCCCTGTATGGTTTGCTCAG GACGCCAATGGAGGAATCTGGAAGCTGGATCTGTCCTTCTCCAATATA ACGCAGGACCCCGAGTGCCTGTTCTCCTATCACTCAGGAGGGATCAGAGCTATGGATGCGTCTCCGTCAACTTATCTGATGGCCACGACATCTCTAGACC GATCGGTGAGGATCTATGACTTTGCCGGGAAGGTCCCTCTAGTGGAGATGAAGTTCAAACAAGGAGGAACATCCCTGATATGGGCTCCTCGCATG GTCAATCCTAAAGGCGGTCTGTTTGCTGTGGGGTTCGAGGACGGAGTTGTGCGTATCCTTGAGGTTTATAACGCCCTCGGGATGAGACTCGTGGCTGGACGCAGCGGCCCACAGGACGCCGGAATAAGCCTGAAGCAAGCATTCAAACCGCACAGCGCCCCTGTCACCGCGCTGGCGTATGAGCGCAACGGAGAGATCCTCGCCACTGGC AGCACGGACAAGACCGTCTTCTTCTTCGCTGTTGGGGACACGTATAAGCCCATTGGTTTTGTGCGTTTGCCAGGAGCGGTCAGGGAACTGCACTGGTCCCCGCCCTCACAC GAGGAGAACATGCTGCTGGCTCTGTGTGAGAACGGATTCGCCGTCCAGATCCCATATCCTGCCGCTGAGCGAGCGGATCCTGTTTCCACCTATGAAATCTCTAATCTTCCCCTCCGATACTTCCGATTCAGCAGCATCAAGTCAAAGATTGAG AGAGAGGAGCGGCTCGCCTGCATACAGAAGAAGCGGGAGCAGAAGCAGAAGGAGCGAGAAGCCTGGATACAGCAACAGAAGGAGCGAGGAGTGGAGCTGACAGAGGAAGACTTGGAGCCCATCCTGGATGAAGAAGAGGACAAACTGCCAGAGCTTTATATTCCTAAAGAACCCAGTCCTGTCCTCTGCGGCTTCCACTCCACTCCCGGGAAGTTCTGGCTGTCCTTG GATGGGTACGACTCGGGGTTCCTCTACCTCTGTGAGTTTACAGACAGCGAACCTGGAGATCCTTCTATGAGGAGGGATGAACCATTGAGGGCTCTGCCCATGGAAAACACGAGCACCAACCCAATCCACCGGATGCACTTCAG CTCCAACAAGCAGCTACTGTTCTGTGGAATGCAGGACGGGGCCGTTCGGGTCTATCCCCTCCAGCCCAATGATCCTTCACTGACCACCATGAGCAATTACTGGTCCCTTGGGATCCATGATAACCAGTACGGCACCATCCAAGCCGTCAGCTCCAGCTACGACAACCAGTTCCTGGTGACTTGCGGAGCCGATGGCAATATATTCACCTTCAGCATCCTCTCCATGGAGGACATTGAGCGGAACCTGAGCTTCAAGAAAGCAAAAGTGCCGTCCCCCAGG ATTAGTCTGGAGAGAGAGAAACCTGCGGAGGATATTGAGGATCCCAACGCTTACAG CATAGAGATCGCCAAGCAGAAGCGGCAGCACGACCTGCTCCTGAGACGAGCCGAGGAGAAGAAGGCCAGCAAGAGGCAGGAGCTGGCGCTGTTGAGAAACGAGTTCCGGCTTATCTTGAAGAAGAATACGGAGCTGCCCACTCACATGCAGCTGGGCCGAGTG GAGTTTGAGATGGATCACAGGATCCGGGAAGAGTTGGAGCGTCAGACGTCGGAGAGGGTCCGCACCGTGGTGAAGGAGCTGGCGTGGGAGCAGGAGAAACACAACATAGGACTGAAGAAGCTGCAGGCTCG GTTCCGGGATAACGTAGAATACGATACGGTGACAGTCCGCGCCATCAGCACCGAGCACCAGGTGACGACATACAGACTCCTGTATCTCTCGGAGAAGTACTACAAGGTGAAGGGGATGATTGGCAAGAGGAGAACCACCCGCTATGATCTGCTCCtgaaaggggcagagatggctaAAGAAACCCACGACTCAG CCGCGGCTATAGGCGCAGAGAATGAGCAGAGCGATGGGATCCAGGACCAGAAGCAGAAGCAGCAGTGGGTCGGAAGGCGCACCGAGGGGCGCGCGGAGAGAATCCGGAAGATCCTTGAGAAGACTGAGAAGATAAAATCCAAAATCTTACAGAGGAAGAAGGAGTGGGATGAGCT CTACAAAACTAAGCCCAGTGAGGATTATGAGGACCCAGAGGATGTTTTGGCTATTAAAAATGCCAAAGAGAACATGGGAGACTTCAAACTGAAGACAGCGGAGGATTACACTGTACCCGAGCAACTGCGTATAAACGCTGAAAGGAAGCGGAATGAACTGGCAGCGCTAGAAAGCATG ATACATGAGCAGAAGTCGGCCATGAACCGCTCAATCCTGGCACTTCGAGACCTCAAGGTGGAAACCATAGAGAAGATGCAGAGTTTGGTGCGAGAAGTGAGAGACATCCAGCAGGCTCTGGACCCTTCCAAACACCTCCCCGTCCCGAAGGTCCCTTCCATGCACCCAGACGAGACACCAGAGAAGAAGTTCCAGTACAACAACGAGACGCTCCGGAGGTTCCAGTTGGAGCAGGAACGCCGAGCCCGGGCTCCGCAGGCAGCTGAGGGAGGAGGGTTTGGCGAGTTTGGTGGTTTCGGAGGAAAACAGCAAGGTACAGTGAGCCAAACAGAGTCACTTTCCAGACCGTCCACCACCACCACTGTCAGGTCTTATCGTGCCGTGTCTCCCAGAAGACGCCAGATACAAGACACAGAGCTGTCCGACATGGAAAAAGAGGCCATACAGATAGAAGAAATCAGGACTTTGTACACACAGGAGACCCTCGTAAATCAG ATTAACCAGCTGGTGACTGAATTCGATGCTGAACTCCGCCTTCTGCGACACAAGAAGCTGCGGTTGGACGTGCAGATGAAGATGGCCGACCTGCGGCACATTACTCTCTTTGAGgagatgctgctgctgaaggAATTCGAGAAGCGCGAGGACAACCTGCAGGAGAAAGTCAGCGACCGGGTCTCTGAGCTGCAGGAAATTAAG AACAAGTCCGAGGACTACCTGCAGCAGCTGGAGACCAAGAAGAAGGATATCGGGAAGCTGCAGGAGAAGGAGAAGTCCTTACACTCAACCTTCCAGACCTCGCTGGGCGATAACAACAAGTTTGCCACATTTCTCACCAAAGTCTTCAAGAAGAAGATGAAGCGTAGTAAGAAGAAGGAGGTGCTCGGAGAGGAAG AGGAAGATGAGGACAGCGATGAAGATTCGGACGAGGAGTCTACGTATGAAAGCGATGAGGAGGAATCGGAGTCGGAAGAGGGAGCTTTTGATGACTCTGTTTGCCCAGACA ACTGCGACCCTGAGCTATTCGACAACACCCTACAACTGCGGGAAAAGCGTCTGGATATCGAGGAGGCTCTGACCGAAGAGAAGAAGATTGTGGATAATCTGAAGAAGGAGTATGATACATTGGCCAAGAAG ATTAAGATTGTGGAAATGAACCTGAAGACGGCGGAGGAGGAGCTGGAAGCTTTCCAGAGGGAGAAGCAGAAGAAGCTGAATGAACTTCATGTGGTGGTTCCTCTAAAGCTGCACCAG GTGGATTACGTGATAAACGGAGAGATTCCCAGCGACTTGTCCCAGGCGCTTGTCTTCACCGACCAGTCCCTGGAGAGTCTGCAGCATCGGATCAGAGAGCTGCAGCTGGAGAAGGTGGAGAAGAGAGAATTGTACAAGAACGCGAGAGAGCAGCACAAGCAGCTCATCCGGGAGAGGAAGGAGATGGAGACCAAAATCCAGA GTCTGGAAGAGAAATGTCGGCagcagatgatgatgaagttTGGCCGTCTGGTGGATCTGGAATCTCTGCAGACCTTGTCGGTGAACACCACCTTGGAGGAGCTGAAGATGAGGTCCTCCGAGAGACAGGAAGAGATGGATTATGAGATTGTAAAATGGAAG GCCCAGGTGATGGACATGAAGCGGGGTCTGATGGAAGTGACCCAGGAGCAGACCAGGAGACTGGAGAGGATGAACCAGCTGCTGACCGAGAAGAAGACCATAGAGGCCAAACTTGACGCCCAGCAGACCGCTGTG GGTGAAGAGTTCCAGGGGCCTCGGAAAGCCGACTATCGGGAGAGACAGAAGCTGGTGCAGCTGGTTGAGAGGCAGCTGGAAGAGATTGAGAGTCTGAAAGAGGAAATTGGTCTCCTCAGCAAGAAAGGGGGAAGTATTCTGCCCCCCGCTCACCCACCTGCGCCCCACGGTACCGGTACCCTGGTCTGA